A section of the Pleuronectes platessa chromosome 7, fPlePla1.1, whole genome shotgun sequence genome encodes:
- the LOC128444435 gene encoding ATP-dependent Clp protease ATP-binding subunit clpX-like, mitochondrial isoform X1, which produces MSCPCTSAARLFLNTAHRGLSCSRFQLFSLSRQGSREAHVPLQVRVRSFSETSVCFAAKDGTTKDNGSDGGKKSISEGKRLSGSGGSGKGGSQLRCPKCGDPCTHVETFVSSTRFVKCEKCHHFFVVLSETDSKKGLNKEPESAAEAVKLAFSQKPPPPPKKIFAYLDKYVVGQSYAKKVLAVAVYNHYKRIYNNIPAGSRQQAEVEKQPSLTPRELEMRRREDEYRFTKLLQIAGISPHGNALGASMQQQASQQAPQEKRGGEVLDSTHTEIKLEKSNIILLGPTGSGKTLLAQTLARCLDVPFAICDCTTLTQAGYVGEDIESVIAKLLQDSNYSVEKAQQGIVFLDEVDKIGSVPGIHQLRDVGGEGVQQGLLKLLEGTIVNVPEKNSRKLRGETVQVDTTNILFVASGAFNGLDRIISRRKNEKYLGFGTPSNMGKGRRAAAAADLANTSGETDTVLEIEEKDRLLKHVEARDLIEFGMIPEFVGRLPVVVPLHSLDEETLVRILTEPRNAVVPQYQALFSMDKCELNVTPGALQAIARMALERKTGARGLRSIMEKLLLEPMFEVPHSDIMAVELNKDIVQGKALPRYIRAPAKETSEEEYDSGIEEENWPRQADAANN; this is translated from the exons ATGTCCTGCCCATGCACCTCGGCTGCCCGGTTGTTCCTTAACACTGCACACAGAG GATTGTCCTGCTCCCGCTTTCAGCTCTTTTCTCTGAGTCGTCAGGGGTCTCGGGAAGCACATGTACCGCTCCAGGTGCGGGTGAGGTCTTTTTCAGAGACTTCTGTCTGCTTTGCTGCTAAAGATGGGACAACGAAGGACAATGGTAGTGATGGTGGAAAG AAAAGCATCAGTGAGGGGAAGAGACTTTCTGGTTCTGGAGGATCAGGAAAGGGGGGAAGTCAGCTACGCTGCCCTAAATGTGGAGATCCATGCACGCACGTAGAGACCTTTGTAT CATCAACACGGTTTGTCAAATGTGAGAAATGCCATCACTTTTTCGTGGTTCTGTCTGAAACGGACTCTAAGAAGGGGCTTAACAAAGAACCAGAATCTGCTGCAGAGGCTGTGAAACTGGCATTTTCCCAGaaacctccccctccccccaagaAG ATATTTGCTTATCTCGACAAATACGTTGTGGGCCAGTCCTATGCAAAGAAGGTGTTAGCGGTCGCCGTGTACAACCATTACAAGCGCATCTACAACAACATTCCTGCTGGGAGTCGACAGCAGGCTGAGGTGGAAAAACAGCCCTCTCTAACACCTCGTG AACTAGAGATGAGAAGACGAGAGGATGAATACAGATTCACAA agctgctgcagatcGCAGGGATCAGTCCTCATGGAAACGCTCTGGGAGCATCAATGCAGCAGCAGGCGAGCCAGCAGGCACCTCAGGAGAAGAGGGGCGGAGAGGTCCTAGACTCCACACACACCGAAATTAAACTGGAGAAGAGCAACATCATACTTCTAGGCCCAACTGGCTCCG GAAAAACCTTATTGGCGCAGACTCTGGCTCGTTGTCTGGATGTTCCCTTTGCAATATGCGATTGCACCACACTAACTCAAGCTGGATACGTGGGAGAAGACATTGAGTCGGTCATTGCTAAACTGCTGCAGGATTCCAACTACTCGGTGGAGAAGGCACAGCAAG GTATTGTGTTTCTGGACGAGGTGGACAAAATTGGCAGTGTGCCTGGAATCCATCAGCTGAGGGATGTAGGTGGAGAAGGAGTCCAGCAG GGTTTGCTTAAACTGTTGGAGGGCACGATTGTCAATGTTCCTGAGAAAAACTCCAGGAAGCTGAGAGGAGAAACAGTTCAGGTCGACACGACAAACATCCTGTTTGTTGCATCAGGTGCCTTCAATGGACTTGACAGAATCATCAGCAGAAGAAAGAATGAAAAG TATTTGGGTTTCGGAACTCCTTCCAACATGGGGAAAGGGCGTCGTGCAGCGGCTGCAGCAGACTTGGCCAACACCAGCGGTGAGACGGACACTGTGTTAGAGATCGAGGAGAAGGACAGGCTGCTGAAGCACGTTGAGGCCAGGGACCTGATCGAGTTTGGAATGATCCCAGAGTTTGTGGGTCGTCTTCCCGTGGTCGTTCCTCTGCACAGCCTGGATGAAGAGACGCTAGTCCGAATCTTGACTGAACCACGCAACGCTGTAGTGCCCCAATACCAGGCTCTTTTCAGCATGGACAAA tgtgaacTCAATGTGACTCCGGGTGCCCTGCAGGCCATAGCCAGGATGGCCctggagagaaaaacaggagCTCGGGGGCTCAGATCCATCATG GAAAAGCTCCTTCTCGAGCCCATGTTTGAGGTGCCACACTCTGACATCATGGCTGTTGAGCTGAACAAGGACATTGTCCAAGGAAAAGCCCTGCCCAGATATATCAG AGCTCCAGCCAAGGAGACTTCAGAGGAGGAATACGACTCGGGCATCGAGGAGGAGAACTGGCCTCGGCAGGCGGATGCTGCTAACAACTGA
- the LOC128444435 gene encoding ATP-dependent Clp protease ATP-binding subunit clpX-like, mitochondrial isoform X2: protein MSCPCTSAARLFLNTAHRGLSCSRFQLFSLSRQGSREAHVPLQVRVRSFSETSVCFAAKDGTTKDNGSDGGKKSISEGKRLSGSGGSGKGGSQLRCPKCGDPCTHVETFVSSTRFVKCEKCHHFFVVLSETDSKKGLNKEPESAAEAVKLAFSQKPPPPPKKIFAYLDKYVVGQSYAKKVLAVAVYNHYKRIYNNIPAGSRQQAEVEKQPSLTPRELLQIAGISPHGNALGASMQQQASQQAPQEKRGGEVLDSTHTEIKLEKSNIILLGPTGSGKTLLAQTLARCLDVPFAICDCTTLTQAGYVGEDIESVIAKLLQDSNYSVEKAQQGIVFLDEVDKIGSVPGIHQLRDVGGEGVQQGLLKLLEGTIVNVPEKNSRKLRGETVQVDTTNILFVASGAFNGLDRIISRRKNEKYLGFGTPSNMGKGRRAAAAADLANTSGETDTVLEIEEKDRLLKHVEARDLIEFGMIPEFVGRLPVVVPLHSLDEETLVRILTEPRNAVVPQYQALFSMDKCELNVTPGALQAIARMALERKTGARGLRSIMEKLLLEPMFEVPHSDIMAVELNKDIVQGKALPRYIRAPAKETSEEEYDSGIEEENWPRQADAANN, encoded by the exons ATGTCCTGCCCATGCACCTCGGCTGCCCGGTTGTTCCTTAACACTGCACACAGAG GATTGTCCTGCTCCCGCTTTCAGCTCTTTTCTCTGAGTCGTCAGGGGTCTCGGGAAGCACATGTACCGCTCCAGGTGCGGGTGAGGTCTTTTTCAGAGACTTCTGTCTGCTTTGCTGCTAAAGATGGGACAACGAAGGACAATGGTAGTGATGGTGGAAAG AAAAGCATCAGTGAGGGGAAGAGACTTTCTGGTTCTGGAGGATCAGGAAAGGGGGGAAGTCAGCTACGCTGCCCTAAATGTGGAGATCCATGCACGCACGTAGAGACCTTTGTAT CATCAACACGGTTTGTCAAATGTGAGAAATGCCATCACTTTTTCGTGGTTCTGTCTGAAACGGACTCTAAGAAGGGGCTTAACAAAGAACCAGAATCTGCTGCAGAGGCTGTGAAACTGGCATTTTCCCAGaaacctccccctccccccaagaAG ATATTTGCTTATCTCGACAAATACGTTGTGGGCCAGTCCTATGCAAAGAAGGTGTTAGCGGTCGCCGTGTACAACCATTACAAGCGCATCTACAACAACATTCCTGCTGGGAGTCGACAGCAGGCTGAGGTGGAAAAACAGCCCTCTCTAACACCTCGTG agctgctgcagatcGCAGGGATCAGTCCTCATGGAAACGCTCTGGGAGCATCAATGCAGCAGCAGGCGAGCCAGCAGGCACCTCAGGAGAAGAGGGGCGGAGAGGTCCTAGACTCCACACACACCGAAATTAAACTGGAGAAGAGCAACATCATACTTCTAGGCCCAACTGGCTCCG GAAAAACCTTATTGGCGCAGACTCTGGCTCGTTGTCTGGATGTTCCCTTTGCAATATGCGATTGCACCACACTAACTCAAGCTGGATACGTGGGAGAAGACATTGAGTCGGTCATTGCTAAACTGCTGCAGGATTCCAACTACTCGGTGGAGAAGGCACAGCAAG GTATTGTGTTTCTGGACGAGGTGGACAAAATTGGCAGTGTGCCTGGAATCCATCAGCTGAGGGATGTAGGTGGAGAAGGAGTCCAGCAG GGTTTGCTTAAACTGTTGGAGGGCACGATTGTCAATGTTCCTGAGAAAAACTCCAGGAAGCTGAGAGGAGAAACAGTTCAGGTCGACACGACAAACATCCTGTTTGTTGCATCAGGTGCCTTCAATGGACTTGACAGAATCATCAGCAGAAGAAAGAATGAAAAG TATTTGGGTTTCGGAACTCCTTCCAACATGGGGAAAGGGCGTCGTGCAGCGGCTGCAGCAGACTTGGCCAACACCAGCGGTGAGACGGACACTGTGTTAGAGATCGAGGAGAAGGACAGGCTGCTGAAGCACGTTGAGGCCAGGGACCTGATCGAGTTTGGAATGATCCCAGAGTTTGTGGGTCGTCTTCCCGTGGTCGTTCCTCTGCACAGCCTGGATGAAGAGACGCTAGTCCGAATCTTGACTGAACCACGCAACGCTGTAGTGCCCCAATACCAGGCTCTTTTCAGCATGGACAAA tgtgaacTCAATGTGACTCCGGGTGCCCTGCAGGCCATAGCCAGGATGGCCctggagagaaaaacaggagCTCGGGGGCTCAGATCCATCATG GAAAAGCTCCTTCTCGAGCCCATGTTTGAGGTGCCACACTCTGACATCATGGCTGTTGAGCTGAACAAGGACATTGTCCAAGGAAAAGCCCTGCCCAGATATATCAG AGCTCCAGCCAAGGAGACTTCAGAGGAGGAATACGACTCGGGCATCGAGGAGGAGAACTGGCCTCGGCAGGCGGATGCTGCTAACAACTGA